From Myxococcales bacterium, a single genomic window includes:
- a CDS encoding cupin, producing MPTDPSFDLSKFPVHLGLGATVARQPEFTGMSWYEAYGLRNAGDGAEGRLVAIHSFSKAWDSWEMHPNGEELVVCLAGRIVLHQESAGAVKTVTLEPYQAIVNPPGVWHTADVNAEATALFITAGLGTEIRSRTGVP from the coding sequence ATGCCGACCGACCCGAGCTTCGATCTCTCGAAATTCCCGGTTCACCTGGGACTCGGTGCCACTGTGGCACGGCAACCCGAGTTCACGGGCATGAGCTGGTACGAGGCGTACGGCCTGCGCAACGCCGGCGACGGCGCCGAAGGGCGCCTGGTGGCGATTCACAGTTTCAGCAAAGCCTGGGACTCGTGGGAGATGCATCCGAACGGCGAAGAGCTGGTTGTCTGCCTCGCGGGCCGTATCGTGCTGCACCAGGAGAGCGCTGGGGCAGTGAAGACCGTCACCCTTGAACCGTACCAAGCCATCGTGAACCCGCCCGGCGTCTGGCACACTGCCGACGTGAACGCCGAAGCCACCGCGCTCTTCATCACCGCGGGCCTTGGTACGGAGATCCGGTCCCGGACAGGGGTCCCGTGA
- a CDS encoding metallophosphoesterase has product MRAVIFYLTTFGYIDGDFDDSEKTFVRGYIRELVGHRVAGAVAEDDPALRAELTQKYTTHFTEVFEGIDRQVRELFHEAVAAAEKQNDFVHAKLKLQCFEIFKSFDKENQERLMDTVDQLINADGHVHPAEAKFRGELADLLEEDLGVELLEDGAERPPVSIHGDTTMIPVVENHPFFDQFEHNYVAHPERLKQQVQADEQLMDRFMAALDAQRAAARGTLAGKQNVSELAGQDPFLDGHVYVCPTKAGEDYELIVVGDLHGCYSCLKAVLMQTDFFGKVARYRENPATNPNPKLVLLGDYIDRGMFSYQGVLRSVLQIFVTAPDHVYVLRGNHEYYVQHEGKVYGAVRPSEAMNTLKPHLSQEVFAHYMQLFDAMPTSLLFERFIFVHGGLARDLTLKEKYKDLSSLNDWDIRFQMMWSDPSSADVIPASLQEQSARFPFGRLQSQAFLQRIGCHTLVRGHEKVDEGFRRAYDDQNQLLLTVFSAGGATNDDLPADSSYRSVTPKALIIRFKDGQSKLTPLEIDYESYNDPTKNRFFQAPIEIEHRSG; this is encoded by the coding sequence ATGCGCGCGGTCATCTTCTACCTGACGACCTTCGGGTACATCGACGGCGACTTCGATGACTCCGAAAAGACCTTCGTCCGTGGCTACATCCGAGAGCTCGTTGGCCATCGGGTCGCGGGCGCGGTCGCGGAGGACGACCCGGCGCTGCGGGCGGAGCTCACGCAGAAGTACACCACTCACTTCACCGAAGTGTTCGAGGGCATCGACCGGCAGGTGCGCGAGCTGTTCCACGAGGCGGTCGCCGCGGCCGAGAAACAAAACGACTTCGTGCACGCCAAGCTGAAGCTCCAGTGTTTCGAGATCTTCAAGAGCTTCGACAAGGAGAACCAAGAGCGGCTGATGGACACGGTCGATCAGTTGATCAACGCCGACGGGCACGTGCATCCGGCGGAGGCCAAATTCCGCGGTGAGCTGGCGGACTTGCTCGAGGAAGATCTTGGTGTCGAGCTGCTCGAGGACGGCGCGGAGCGACCTCCCGTATCCATCCATGGGGACACGACCATGATCCCGGTGGTCGAGAATCATCCGTTCTTCGACCAGTTCGAGCACAACTACGTTGCGCACCCGGAGCGGCTGAAACAACAGGTGCAGGCCGACGAGCAGCTCATGGACCGCTTCATGGCGGCGCTCGACGCTCAGCGGGCTGCAGCTCGCGGGACGCTCGCCGGGAAACAGAACGTGAGCGAGCTTGCCGGTCAGGATCCGTTCTTGGACGGGCATGTGTACGTGTGCCCCACCAAAGCAGGCGAGGACTACGAGCTCATCGTCGTGGGGGATCTGCACGGCTGTTACAGCTGTCTGAAGGCCGTGCTCATGCAGACCGACTTTTTTGGCAAGGTCGCCAGGTACCGAGAGAATCCGGCCACCAATCCGAACCCGAAGCTCGTCTTGCTCGGCGACTACATCGACCGCGGCATGTTCAGTTATCAGGGGGTGCTGCGCTCGGTGCTGCAGATCTTCGTCACCGCACCCGATCACGTCTACGTCTTGCGCGGCAACCACGAGTACTACGTGCAGCACGAGGGCAAGGTCTACGGAGCGGTGCGACCGTCCGAGGCCATGAACACACTGAAGCCCCACCTGTCACAGGAAGTGTTCGCCCACTACATGCAGCTCTTCGACGCCATGCCGACGAGCCTGTTGTTCGAGCGCTTCATCTTCGTACACGGCGGCCTGGCCAGGGATCTCACCCTGAAAGAGAAGTACAAGGACCTCTCCAGCCTGAACGACTGGGACATTCGCTTCCAGATGATGTGGAGTGACCCATCGAGCGCCGACGTGATCCCGGCCTCTCTGCAGGAGCAGTCCGCGCGCTTCCCGTTCGGGCGGCTGCAGAGTCAGGCGTTTCTGCAGCGCATCGGCTGTCACACGCTGGTGCGGGGTCACGAGAAGGTCGACGAAGGGTTCCGGCGTGCGTACGACGATCAGAACCAGCTGCTCCTGACCGTGTTCTCGGCGGGCGGCGCCACCAACGACGACTTGCCCGCTGACAGCAGCTATCGGAGCGTCACGCCGAAGGCGCTGATCATTCGCTTCAAGGATGGGCAGAGCAAACTCACGCCGCTCGAGATCGACTACGAGAGCTACAACGATCCGACGAAGAACCGCTTCTTCCAGGCGCCGATCGAGATCGAACACCGCTCGGGTTGA
- a CDS encoding patatin-like phospholipase family protein, which produces MRDLGLTFAGGGNRAFYQLGLMNRWQHQLLPRTRAVAACSAGACVAVVLLSGRQDETRERWHELRKGLDKNFDPRRLLEGKNPAPHARIYRELLLHAMRDGGLERLRAQPFPVLVLASGIPRRLPTAAALLLGLGMYRLERRLHPERLHLTYALRAGFRSVVRDVRECVTAEQVADIVLASSATPPFVPVGRAGGERLIDGGLIDTAPAFVAEQVAGVRRNLVVLTRPWTLASSASHRFYIGPRRPIRVSAWDYTEGQQVEQVIAQGEDESHAHQPTLSELLG; this is translated from the coding sequence ATGAGGGATCTGGGCTTGACCTTCGCTGGCGGCGGCAACCGGGCATTTTACCAGCTCGGGCTGATGAATCGCTGGCAACATCAGCTCTTGCCTCGCACGCGGGCTGTCGCCGCGTGCAGCGCCGGCGCCTGCGTGGCGGTAGTGCTGCTCTCGGGTCGGCAGGACGAGACCCGGGAGCGTTGGCACGAGCTCAGGAAGGGCCTCGACAAGAACTTCGACCCGCGGCGTTTGCTCGAAGGAAAGAACCCGGCGCCTCACGCGCGCATCTACCGGGAGCTTCTGCTGCACGCCATGCGCGACGGAGGACTCGAGCGTCTGCGTGCGCAACCTTTTCCCGTGCTGGTGCTCGCTTCCGGCATCCCGCGGCGCCTCCCGACTGCCGCGGCGCTTCTGCTCGGACTCGGCATGTATCGGCTGGAGCGGCGCCTGCACCCCGAACGGCTGCACCTGACGTATGCCCTGCGAGCGGGCTTCCGGTCCGTGGTGCGTGACGTGCGCGAATGTGTGACGGCCGAGCAGGTCGCCGACATCGTGCTCGCATCGTCCGCGACACCACCCTTCGTGCCGGTGGGGCGCGCCGGCGGTGAGCGGCTGATTGACGGCGGGCTGATCGACACCGCCCCAGCCTTCGTCGCCGAGCAGGTCGCGGGGGTTCGCCGCAATCTGGTGGTGTTGACCCGGCCGTGGACGCTCGCATCTTCGGCCAGCCACCGCTTCTATATCGGACCTCGGCGCCCCATCCGGGTGAGCGCTTGGGACTACACCGAAGGCCAGCAGGTCGAGCAGGTCATTGCTCAGGGCGAAGACGAGAGCCACGCCCACCAGCCCACGTTGAGCGAGCTGCTTGGCTGA
- a CDS encoding protein kinase translates to MSASARVIESEGRRYLVGDEIAAGGMARVHIGVQLGAGGFRRVVAIKQLHPHLAKDPEFLTMFLDEARMASRVHHRNVVHTLDVIANGTDVLLVMEYVAGASLSAALLQARRKHESVPFPIAVAITCDSLRGLAAAHGALDSRGHPLELVHRDVSPQNVLVGLDGVSRLADFGVAKARGRLQVTEESKLKGKLAYMAPELLRGEEASPASDVFGMGVVLWEMLAGRRLFGSKNEAETIGKILSAAVPALGSLRADVPDVLDRTVRRALDAVPEARPRLADELARELESSVSPASPVVVQTWLEALLGEPLQERAAILARAQAMGLPAVVEHPEPPSAPATSLPTSPVGTATPSRRVPVLVVVGTALLATCALAVGLNWRPTRPVALPSTSGAPLPDPPSPIASALPPALAIASIEVEPPTPPSASALSSAVGQVRALPARRPVKSAAGARPAPTSPGGATPPGGTKRDPRCYSVDANGIWKIKPECL, encoded by the coding sequence ATGTCCGCGTCCGCCCGAGTGATCGAGTCCGAGGGGCGACGTTATCTGGTCGGTGACGAGATAGCGGCCGGCGGCATGGCGCGCGTGCACATCGGCGTGCAGCTGGGCGCGGGAGGATTTCGGCGGGTCGTGGCCATCAAGCAGCTGCACCCACACTTGGCGAAGGACCCCGAGTTCCTGACGATGTTCCTGGACGAGGCGCGCATGGCCTCGCGCGTCCATCACCGCAACGTCGTGCATACACTGGACGTCATCGCGAACGGCACCGACGTGCTCTTGGTGATGGAATACGTCGCCGGCGCGAGCCTCTCCGCGGCGCTGCTGCAAGCGCGCCGCAAACACGAGAGCGTGCCGTTCCCGATCGCGGTGGCGATCACCTGTGATTCGTTGCGGGGACTGGCCGCTGCCCACGGTGCGCTCGACTCACGAGGGCATCCGCTCGAGCTGGTTCATCGCGACGTCTCTCCCCAAAACGTGCTGGTAGGCCTGGACGGCGTCTCCCGCCTGGCAGACTTCGGCGTTGCAAAGGCGCGGGGTCGGCTGCAGGTCACCGAGGAGTCGAAGCTCAAGGGAAAGCTGGCCTACATGGCGCCGGAGCTGCTTCGCGGCGAGGAGGCCAGCCCCGCGAGCGACGTCTTTGGCATGGGTGTCGTGCTGTGGGAGATGCTGGCGGGGCGCCGGCTCTTTGGTAGCAAGAACGAGGCGGAGACGATCGGCAAGATCCTGAGCGCGGCAGTTCCGGCGCTGGGAAGTCTGCGCGCGGATGTGCCGGACGTGTTGGACCGGACCGTGCGACGCGCGCTCGACGCGGTGCCCGAGGCTCGCCCACGCTTGGCCGACGAGCTGGCTCGTGAGCTCGAGAGCAGCGTGTCGCCCGCGAGTCCCGTGGTGGTGCAAACTTGGCTGGAGGCGTTGCTCGGCGAGCCACTGCAAGAGCGAGCGGCGATCCTGGCGCGCGCTCAGGCGATGGGTCTGCCTGCAGTCGTCGAACATCCGGAGCCGCCGAGTGCCCCTGCTACTTCGCTCCCCACCTCGCCCGTTGGAACAGCGACCCCGTCGCGGCGTGTCCCTGTCTTGGTCGTCGTTGGCACAGCGCTGCTCGCTACGTGTGCACTCGCGGTCGGGCTAAACTGGCGCCCGACTCGTCCAGTTGCGCTCCCCTCGACGTCCGGAGCGCCGTTACCCGATCCTCCCAGCCCAATCGCGTCGGCTCTTCCGCCTGCGTTGGCAATCGCGAGCATCGAGGTCGAGCCGCCCACTCCGCCGTCGGCCTCGGCGCTCAGCAGTGCCGTCGGTCAGGTTCGGGCGCTGCCCGCCCGACGACCCGTGAAGAGCGCAGCCGGCGCGAGGCCAGCTCCCACGAGCCCGGGCGGTGCGACTCCTCCGGGCGGGACCAAGCGCGATCCTCGCTGCTACTCCGTCGACGCGAACGGGATCTGGAAGATCAAGCCCGAGTGCCTGTGA
- a CDS encoding sigma 54-interacting transcriptional regulator, whose protein sequence is MPPNPSDDTVTQHLGSMSGVAVASFDLHVLSGAGLGTSWRLASGATRVGSAPSCDVQLPDPTVSRLHCEIQIEPQGARIIDLDSTNGVLLDGVRVYDAELRAGSTLVLGSTALRIELATEPVPVALSLATRFGPLLGASFAMRRVYGVLERCATTDATVLVQGETGTGKEAVARALHDASARSAGAFVTVDCGALPENLIESELFGHVRGAFSGAISDRSGLFEEAHGGTLFLDEIGELPVSLQPKLLRALESREVRRVGSNAPRRVDVRIVAATNRPLARAINAGTFREDLYYRLAVIEVQLPALRARREDIPMLAQHFFEELSGTKDRLPAGFVAGLLGRAWPGNVRELRNFMERSVALGGVGNRTPGLAGEQAPTPPGLEAFIPFDLPLKEAREVWNAYLEQLYTTGLLRRATGSVTRAAELAGVHRRSLHRLMAEYGIRGRAEAEPTSGVGVEPPPPPSKRSR, encoded by the coding sequence ATGCCGCCGAACCCGAGCGACGACACCGTCACCCAGCACCTCGGATCAATGTCGGGCGTCGCGGTCGCCTCCTTCGACCTGCACGTGCTCTCGGGCGCGGGTCTAGGCACGTCCTGGCGCCTCGCCTCGGGAGCGACCCGCGTCGGCAGCGCACCGAGCTGCGACGTACAGCTCCCCGATCCCACCGTTTCAAGACTCCACTGTGAGATCCAGATCGAACCCCAGGGCGCACGCATCATCGACCTCGACAGCACCAACGGGGTCCTGCTCGACGGCGTACGAGTCTACGATGCCGAGCTGCGCGCAGGCTCGACCCTCGTGCTGGGCTCGACCGCTCTGCGCATCGAGCTCGCGACCGAACCAGTTCCGGTCGCGCTCTCTCTCGCCACCCGCTTTGGCCCGCTGCTGGGCGCAAGCTTCGCCATGCGCCGCGTGTACGGCGTGCTCGAGCGCTGTGCGACCACCGACGCGACCGTGCTGGTGCAAGGCGAGACGGGGACGGGCAAGGAAGCCGTGGCTCGCGCCCTGCACGATGCCTCGGCTCGCAGTGCGGGCGCATTCGTCACCGTCGACTGCGGGGCACTTCCCGAGAATCTGATCGAGAGCGAGTTGTTCGGGCACGTGCGCGGCGCTTTCAGTGGAGCAATCAGCGATCGTTCGGGTTTGTTCGAAGAGGCCCACGGCGGGACGTTGTTCCTGGACGAGATCGGTGAGCTGCCGGTCTCACTGCAACCCAAATTGCTGCGGGCCCTCGAGTCTCGCGAAGTTCGACGGGTGGGCTCGAACGCACCCCGCCGTGTCGACGTACGAATCGTGGCGGCAACGAACCGTCCACTCGCACGCGCGATCAACGCCGGGACGTTTCGCGAAGATCTCTACTACCGCCTGGCGGTGATCGAGGTACAGCTGCCCGCGCTGCGCGCGCGGCGCGAGGACATCCCCATGCTCGCGCAACATTTCTTCGAGGAGCTGTCCGGCACGAAGGACCGGCTTCCGGCGGGCTTCGTTGCCGGGCTGCTCGGGCGTGCCTGGCCGGGCAACGTGCGTGAGCTCCGGAATTTCATGGAGCGCAGCGTTGCGCTCGGCGGCGTCGGCAACCGAACACCAGGCCTAGCTGGCGAGCAGGCGCCGACGCCCCCGGGCCTGGAGGCCTTCATCCCCTTCGACTTGCCGCTCAAAGAGGCACGAGAAGTCTGGAACGCTTACCTCGAGCAGCTCTACACGACCGGACTTCTGCGCCGTGCGACAGGCAGTGTCACTCGCGCCGCGGAGCTCGCCGGCGTTCACCGCCGCTCGCTCCATCGGCTGATGGCGGAGTACGGGATCCGGGGTCGCGCCGAAGCCGAGCCGACATCCGGAGTGGGCGTGGAGCCACCCCCTCCCCCCTCGAAGCGCTCGCGCTGA
- a CDS encoding diguanylate cyclase codes for MTSPPRSLPSRVQRQQAALLAIGAGWRHHEADLDDALRVITETAVSAMDVERVSVWLLDEARARLVCEDLYERNASRHSRGVELSASTYPRYFEALGSEEVIAATDAHTDPRTSEFSESYLTPLGIGAMLDAPIRSGGRIVGVLCHEHIGPEREFFIDEQNTASYLASLVSLSLELKRRLQTEKELAESLSLLRAAFDATGEGILAVDRAGKAVTHNQRFVELWGVSEELLGRDGDGGARLRYLAEQTTEPEPFIERARAIFSDPESDSTDLIELRDGRSIERTSRPQRLGGEVIGRVWSYRDVTHQRRVEAMLRASEERLRELANRDALTGLFNRRHLHERLGEEIARAARSGRPFSLAMLDLDHFKLVNDEHGHQTGDAVLRAFAEDLTARVRKTDCAGRWGGEEFLLILPETTKVAALKLLNELREHVGRTRQGLPRFTVSIGVAELPTDATELSPLVAAADARLYEAKHAGRNCVR; via the coding sequence GTGACTTCGCCTCCTCGCTCCCTACCGTCTCGTGTCCAGCGCCAGCAGGCGGCGCTGCTCGCCATTGGCGCTGGTTGGCGTCACCACGAGGCGGATCTGGACGACGCGTTGCGCGTCATCACGGAGACCGCCGTCTCGGCGATGGATGTCGAGCGTGTCAGCGTCTGGTTGCTCGACGAGGCTCGCGCCAGACTGGTCTGCGAAGATCTGTACGAACGAAACGCCAGCCGCCACAGCCGTGGCGTCGAGCTCTCGGCCAGCACCTATCCCCGCTACTTCGAGGCGCTCGGCTCCGAGGAGGTCATCGCCGCCACGGACGCCCACACCGATCCGAGAACATCCGAGTTCAGTGAGAGTTACCTGACGCCGCTCGGGATCGGCGCGATGCTCGACGCGCCGATTCGCTCGGGGGGTCGCATCGTCGGAGTGCTGTGCCACGAACACATCGGCCCGGAGCGCGAGTTCTTCATCGACGAGCAGAACACCGCGAGTTACCTGGCGAGCCTGGTGTCCCTCTCCCTCGAGCTCAAGCGGCGACTGCAGACCGAAAAAGAGCTGGCGGAGTCCCTTTCGCTGCTGCGCGCGGCGTTCGACGCCACGGGCGAGGGCATTCTGGCGGTGGACCGAGCCGGCAAGGCCGTCACCCACAATCAGCGCTTCGTCGAGCTCTGGGGGGTGTCCGAGGAGCTGCTCGGCCGGGATGGAGACGGTGGCGCGCGACTTCGCTACCTCGCCGAGCAGACCACCGAGCCCGAGCCATTCATCGAGCGCGCGCGCGCGATCTTCAGCGACCCGGAGAGCGACTCCACCGATCTCATCGAGCTACGGGACGGGCGCAGCATCGAGCGCACGAGTCGACCCCAGCGCCTGGGGGGCGAGGTGATCGGGCGCGTGTGGAGTTACCGCGACGTCACCCACCAGCGACGGGTGGAGGCGATGCTCCGCGCGAGCGAGGAGCGACTACGGGAGCTCGCGAACCGCGACGCACTGACCGGGCTCTTCAATCGGCGACACTTGCACGAGCGTCTGGGCGAGGAAATCGCCCGAGCAGCCCGCAGCGGCCGCCCGTTCAGCCTGGCAATGCTGGACCTCGACCACTTCAAGCTGGTGAACGACGAACACGGACACCAGACCGGAGACGCGGTGCTGCGGGCGTTCGCCGAGGATCTCACGGCGCGCGTGCGCAAGACCGACTGCGCGGGGCGCTGGGGCGGTGAGGAGTTCTTGCTCATCCTACCCGAGACCACCAAGGTCGCAGCCCTGAAGCTGCTGAACGAGCTGCGTGAGCACGTGGGGCGCACGCGCCAGGGTTTGCCCCGCTTCACCGTCTCCATCGGCGTGGCGGAGCTGCCGACGGACGCGACCGAGCTCTCACCGCTGGTCGCAGCCGCGGACGCGCGGCTCTACGAGGCGAAACACGCGGGCCGCAACTGCGTGCGCTGA